Proteins encoded by one window of Desulfurobacterium indicum:
- a CDS encoding DsbA family protein has protein sequence MRRLIYLFLAVAATTSFSCAQTQTAQTDTANSKNVKTLIKKMFGHAGGKNLELVDVEPTNKTVTLRAYKLKFKDKAGSRYIYGYVWMTDNGKNMALKLYKFDSETKGGMPLASVIEPKVREKMIKTDLSWFKNILKELDKNNIPHVVGNGNKIIYIVWDVYCPFCYQNFSKVAESLKKGIKLVFVPLPVHGERSIKGFVYYTYLARKEGAQKAMGHIFMRGNGNFMKFNQSLAEEVNKNYNKIPEKERKELEKFYTKIRSDLLKKGINATPTIIYIPPGENNKGYIHRGFIPFDQLLKMK, from the coding sequence ATGAGACGTCTTATCTATCTTTTTCTTGCAGTTGCCGCAACAACATCCTTCTCATGTGCACAGACACAGACAGCTCAAACCGATACAGCAAATTCAAAAAACGTAAAAACACTTATCAAAAAAATGTTCGGTCACGCTGGCGGAAAAAATCTTGAACTCGTTGACGTTGAACCGACGAACAAAACAGTAACCCTCAGAGCTTATAAACTTAAATTCAAAGATAAAGCCGGAAGCAGATACATATACGGCTACGTATGGATGACGGACAACGGCAAAAATATGGCTCTCAAACTGTATAAGTTTGACTCCGAAACAAAAGGCGGTATGCCTCTTGCCTCTGTCATAGAACCTAAAGTTCGTGAAAAAATGATAAAAACAGACCTATCATGGTTTAAAAATATCCTTAAAGAGCTTGACAAAAACAACATACCTCATGTTGTAGGAAACGGAAATAAAATTATCTATATAGTATGGGACGTCTATTGCCCATTCTGTTACCAGAACTTCTCAAAGGTAGCGGAATCTCTCAAAAAAGGGATAAAACTTGTATTTGTCCCTCTTCCAGTTCACGGAGAACGTTCCATAAAAGGATTCGTTTACTACACATATCTTGCCAGAAAGGAAGGTGCTCAAAAGGCAATGGGACACATCTTTATGAGAGGAAACGGTAACTTTATGAAATTTAACCAGAGCCTTGCAGAAGAAGTAAACAAGAATTACAATAAAATACCGGAAAAAGAGAGAAAGGAACTTGAAAAATTTTACACAAAGATAAGAAGCGACCTTCTCAAGAAAGGAATAAATGCAACCCCAACCATCATCTACATCCCACCAGGAGAGAACAACAAAGGTTACATCCATCGTGGATTTATTCCCTTTGACCAGCTTCTCAAGATGAAATGA
- a CDS encoding metal ABC transporter ATP-binding protein has protein sequence MQNRGIELKNLTVGYDITRPLIKGLSLFMDEGEFWVVVGPNGAGKSTLLKTILGIVPPLEGEIYIHGVDCTDTGYCEEKHFLSYVPQMESYSKIFPATALDIVISGLFPRKRRFEPVKESDKKLALHWLRMLELDHLAEKPFSKLSGGQQRKILIARALISNPHYLFLDEPTTGVDIKSSRKILDIIATLNREKNFGIFMVTHDLNFVWPYIEKVIIVGNGKFIAGSKEEIMNEKILSEIYGVKIQIIQTPGGPVFLIGDKHY, from the coding sequence ATGCAAAACCGAGGAATCGAACTTAAAAACCTTACGGTAGGCTACGATATAACAAGGCCCCTGATTAAGGGGCTTTCTCTATTTATGGACGAAGGTGAGTTCTGGGTAGTCGTGGGCCCAAACGGTGCAGGTAAGTCAACTCTCCTGAAAACTATACTCGGAATAGTCCCCCCTTTGGAAGGGGAAATATACATCCACGGCGTTGACTGCACGGACACCGGTTACTGTGAAGAAAAACATTTTCTAAGCTATGTTCCTCAGATGGAAAGTTATTCAAAAATATTTCCGGCTACAGCTCTTGACATTGTAATATCCGGTCTCTTTCCCAGAAAAAGAAGATTCGAACCTGTTAAAGAAAGCGATAAAAAACTTGCACTCCACTGGTTAAGAATGTTAGAGCTTGACCACCTCGCAGAGAAGCCGTTTTCAAAACTATCCGGGGGACAGCAGAGGAAGATACTAATAGCAAGGGCATTAATAAGCAATCCACACTACTTATTTCTTGATGAACCGACTACGGGAGTCGACATAAAAAGCTCCAGAAAAATTCTGGACATTATAGCCACGCTAAACAGAGAAAAAAATTTCGGCATATTTATGGTTACCCATGATCTTAACTTTGTGTGGCCCTACATCGAAAAGGTAATAATCGTAGGAAACGGTAAATTTATAGCAGGAAGCAAAGAAGAAATCATGAATGAAAAAATACTTTCAGAAATCTACGGAGTAAAAATTCAAATCATTCAGACACCAGGTGGACCGGTATTTCTTATAGGAGACAAACATTACTGA